TATAAAATTCGTCGTTGTTCATAGTATAAAAAGAAAAAGCGAAGACAAATTGCTTTGCTCCGCCTTTATTTATTTTGTTATCTGTTATTCTCCGCTGATGATGCTGTGGAGATTTTGTTTTAACGTTTCAAGATGAGCTTTTTTCTCATCAATGGTGTTGTACGTATCTTTTAATAGAGGATTTTCTCTTGACGGTTTGTTGAAGAAAGAAAGGTTGTTTTCCAGTTTTACAATTTCTGCCTCAAGATCAGAGATTTGATTTTTGATCTTTCTTGCTTTGTCGGTAAGCTGATTTTCAGATAAGCCTTCTTCTTTCAGTTCAAGTTCGTTGATTTTGTTTATTTTCAATTTCTCTCTTAATGTTTTGTTGAATTCAGAGTTGATTGAAATTTTATCTCTAGGAACTTTTCCAATATTATTCCATGAAGTTTTGATCTGTTCAATTTTTTCGATGCTGCCTTCTTCATTGGAAACTTCTTTAAGTTCATCCAGAAGAGCTTTTTTGTTCTTGTAGTTCTCCTTCCAGTTGTCAGTAGAGGTATTGCTTTTCTCTCTATAGTTGTTGAAGAACGCATTACAGGCATCACGGAACTCATCCCAGATTTTATTGGTCATACTCTTAGGAACGTGACCTATTTTTTTCCAGTCTTCCTGAAGCTTTTTGAATAACGGAACAGCAATATCCCATTCCTCATTATTCATATTATCCTGTGCAGTCTGGATCAGTTTTAATTTTTCTTCAAGATTAGCTTGCTGAGAACCTTTCAACGATTTGTAGTAGTTGTTTTTCGTTGTGTTAAAACCTCTTAGAGTCGTTTTGAAATCATTCCAGTTTTGGTTGGAAAGTTTTCTTGGAACACTTCCTGTTTTTAAAAAGTCAGAGCGAAGATCTTCCACTCTTTTGATGGAATTCTGCCAGTAGTTGTGGTTAGGCGTTTCTGAAGGTTCAGAAAGTTTCTTGATTTCAGCAATGATCTCGTTCTTCCTTTCAAGGTTAACGGCCTGTTCTTTTTCGATAGAAGCAGAAAGTTCAGATTTTCTTTCGTGAATTTTGTTGGAAATTTCTTTGAATTCTTCCCATGTTTTTTCACGGAATTCCTCTGCTACGGGTTCAGCTTCTTCTTTCCATAATTTATGAAGGTACTGAAGCTCATTTAAAGCTTTTTGAATTACCGGTTCGTTTTCCAGTTCTTTAGCTCTGGCTATAATATGCTCTCTTTTTTCCAGGTTGTGGCTGTATTCCTGTTCCAAAAACTCTTTGTTCAAATCCAGCATCTGATAAAACTGATTCAGGTGGTGGAAATAGTTATTGTTAAGAATTTTGAATTCAGATTTTGCAACCTGTCCGGCTTTTGACCAGTCTTCTTTAATCTCACGGATGGATTTGAAAAGATTGATTCCGGGTTCAGAGTTGGTATAAAGATTTTTAAGTCTTTCGATAATACTTTGGCGGTGGTCAAGATTTTTCTTTTGCTCTTCTTCCTGTCCTTTCTGGAAGTCTTCATGTTTTTCTCTGAAGATATTGACCAATGCAGAATACTTAGTCTGAGAAGGGTGTTCATAGCTGAAATTTTCAGCAGGATTTCCGGCTTCTACATATTCATGTTTTTTATCCTCCACTTCATCATGGATGTAATGACTTGCTTTTTCCTTCAGTTGGTTGAATCTTTTGAAATTCTCACCAGCATTGGGAGTGTTGATGATTTTTTCCATTTCCTTTAAAGCATCAGCAAGGGAAATTTCTTCTTCATGTTCTTCCAGGTGTTCTGCTGCATCATCTTCATGTTGGTTTGCATCATGAGAAACTGCGTTTTCTGATGTGTCCTGAGATACTTCGTTAGGATTTTTCTTTTCTTCGTTTTCAGAAAGATTGTTTTCTGTAGTCATAGCAAATCTTTTATGTGAGTGGCGTTAATATCCTTTAAATATAGCTGAAAGGCCAATTAAAGCACTAATTTATGTTATTTTTTTTGAAAATTCCAAATTTCCCAAGCTTTTTCTGCTTGCTGTTCAAGCATATAATATCCATTCACGGTCTTTGCTCCTTTTTCAGAGGCATTGATGATGAATTGAGTGTAGTTGGGGTTGTAAATCAGATCAATAACCAGGTGGTCTGAAGAAAGCCCGTCAAAAGGAAAGTTCAGACAGTCTTTAACATTCGGGAAAGTACCTACCGGTGTACACTGAATGATAATTTTATGCTCTGCAACAGTTTCCTGATCAAGATTTTCAAAATTGATTTCCGTACTTCTGGAAATGGTCACAGAAGGAATATTATGTTTGTCTAATGCATATTTGACAGCCTTTGCAGCACCTCCGTTGCCTAAGATCAAAGCTTTGTCCTGGGAAGGTTTTCTGTGTAAAAGAAGAGTCTTTTCAAACCCAAAAGCATCTGTATTATAGCCTGTCTTTTTACCATCCTGAATAAGAACACAGTTGACAGCGCCTATTTTCTCAGCTTCATCACTTAATTCATCAAGATAATCGATTATTTTTTCTTTGTAAGGAATGGTAACATTAAATCCTAACAGCTCCGGAGACGCAAAAAGATTTTCCACTTCATTGATTTCATTCAGATCAAAAATATCGTAGGAGAAATTCTGCAGCATGAGCTTTTGGAACTTGTTTTCGAAGAATTTTTTAGAAAAAGAATAGGAAATATTTCTTCCTATCAATCCTAATTTTTTATTGGAATCCATACATCAAAAATAAAAAAAAAGACCGGATAAATCCGGCCTTTGATTTGAAATATTTTTTAATAATTAATCTACGATAAATTTAGTAGAGAATTGGTCTGCTTTCAGAATGTAAGTTCCTTTTACCAAGCCTTTAAGACTGATTTTGTTTGAATGTCTGAAAGGATTAACAATTGTTTCAATTAATTTTCCTGAAAGATCATAGATACCAGCTTTTGAAATTTTGTCAAGGTTGTCACCTTTTACAAATAATTCATTATTTCTTACCGGGTTAGGGTAGATAGTAAATGCTGATTGAGCTTTTTGGTTTTCAACAGTAGCTAACGTACCGAAACATGTCCAGATAAGGTCATCCAAAGCAACTCTGTTGGTCGTAGAAGAGTTTGTCAGCTTAATGACAACGTTTCCACTTACGTTTATATTGTTAAGGGTAGTTGTTGTTGCCACATTACTGTAAGGAATAGTTCCTACATTAACATCGTTTACAAAAACATTGATATTACCAGCGCTTCCGGAGAATTTCAACTGTGTGGTTAAAGTTAAACTCTGAATTCCGCTTGAAAGGGTTGAGCTTGTTAAGTTACCATTTCTGATGGTAATGGCTTTGTTGTTGATGGTCTGGTCAACTCTTGCATCAGTTGCGGTCCAAGAAATTCCGTTGTTCGTCCAGGTTGCTGTCATGTAAGTGTTTGCTGCTCCGGTGATCATTTCAAAATCCTCCGTTCCACAGCTTCCGCCTCCGGCAGGAACGTCAAGAGTCGTTGCTGTAGCAGTTGTACTTTGTGGAGAAGAGTTTCCGAAAGCATCTTTAGCAATTACATAGAACGTATATTGAGTAAGTGGAGCTAATCCTGATACAATCGTAGATGTTGTTGTACCGGAAACCGTAGCTTTTAATGTACCGTTTGCATAAACCTGGTAAGTAGTTACTCCCACATTATCCGTAGCAGCTGTCCAGCTTACAGCGATAGAGTTTGAAGTAGGGTTGTTGGCTACAAGGTTGGTTGCTGCTGTAGGAGCCTGGTTGTCAATTACCGGAGATCCCCAGATTTGGGAAACATATTCAGGGTGATCAATGAAAGGGTTTCTGTTTCCCTGATAAGTATAAGAAGCATTGTTTCTTGCAATCTCTTCCGCAGATACAGGATCCATTGCATTCCATATTAAATACTGATTGAGTGCCCAAGGCTGTAGTCCCGGGAATGGTGTATTGCCAAGCATATCACCGGAAGTGAAATTGGAAAGTTTGTCTTCGTATCTTGTTACAAAATAAAGGAACATCCTGGCAATATCTCCTTTAAAAGCATCAATGGGTTCAAATACAGTACCAGAGTATCCTGCTGATACGGAGGTGCCTAATTTTGATCCGTTTTTCGAAGTAAAAGAAGTGTTACCAACGATTCCGAAAGGGTAGTTGGATCTCATTCCGTTTACTTTTCCATCTGTAGCACGGATAAAATGAATATCAGCTACCATGGGAGAAGCGCTGTTGAATAAACTCTGAGGAATAACGTGTTCTCTGTTGTAGCAGTCACCTTCATTAGAGTAGCCATTAGATCCACATTGGTTGGTTCCCAGGGTGAAATTATATTGGTCCGGTCCATTTGGATTTTCAGAATAAATATCCAGAATAGTTCCGTCATTCTCATAAAAATAGTCGCGGTCAGTGGTCGCATAACCTGTCCATAAGCCACCATAGCCATTATCTATATGTCCATTGGTGATAATGTTCTTAAGAGCTGTTTTAAGAGCTGCACCTGTTAATCCAGCCGGTTGATTGTAATATCCAGCCGGAGCCTGTGCTAAAGCGCTGATAAATGTCAGACTTAATAGAAAAAAAGATAAAATTCGTTTCATTTCTTTAAAATTGGGGCGTAAAGGTACGAAAAAATGAAACCGAAGTATATTAACTTAATGTAATATATAAACTTAGAATATTAGTTTTTAGTAATATATTCTTTACTGATTTTTGAAAAGAACCATGAAATTGTGATTCCAAATAAGGATGCTGTAAGTGCTACGATAAGGTAATTTTTGCCCACAATTTTCACAGGGAATGGAAGAACTTCATTAGCTCTGAAAAACTCTGTGTAGAGCTGGAAGTAGCAAAGTGCTGTTCCAAGAATCAAGCCGGTAATCACTCCGGAAATAACAATCAGGATTCCGGTGTAGAAATAAGTCATTCTTAAATGGCTTAAAGGGAATCCAAGTGATATCAATGATTTTGCCTGCTCTTTTTTATCAAGCTGAAGGATGATAATAGCTCCGGCAAGATTAAAAGTGGTAATAAAAATGACAAGGGCAAAAATCAGGTAAATAAAAAGTTTTTCCGTGTTGATCATTTTCCAGAAAGCAGCATTTTCTTCTTCCTTGGTTTTAATCTCAATATTTTTCCCAAGCGAAGAAAGCAGGCTTTGTTTTACTGCATCTGCATTTTCCGGATTTTTCAGTTTAATAACAATCTGGTAAGCCGATTTTTTTGGAAGACTAAGTAATTCCTCTGTAAGCTCAATAGGAGAGATGATATAGTTATCCAGTTGATCTTTTCCAGGGAAAACGCCTGTTACCAAAATATCTCTTTTGTTGTAGATATCTTCTTCCTTACTGATAATCCCTGTTCCCGGTTTGGGCATAAAGATGGTCGCATAATGATTGGAAGAATCCACAGGGATTGAAAGTCTGTTATCCAGACTGTTTTCCATCAATACTTCATTCGAATATCTGAAACTTGGGTAAGTTCCATAGAACACCTCTTTATTAATAGGGTTTACTTTGATATAAGCAGAATCAACACCTCTTAAATAAGCAATGTCACCCTTGCCATTGAAACTGATGTACACTTTCTCTTCAATAACACGGGAGAAGCTTTTGATTTCTTTATTGTTACCCAAAACTTTACTGACGTTATCCAGATTTTTGATGGTTTTTCCGGAAGTACTTTTTAAAGTAAGATCAGCATGAAGATTGGAAATAAGGTCTTTGTTCAGGTCTTCGAGGCCTGAAAAAACAGAAATGATGACGAACATTGCAGTCACAGCAACCGTCATGGCACCTACAGCCAGCCACGTAATGAACGTAACGGCAGTACTTCCTTTTTTAGCTAAAAGGTATCTGGATGCTATGTAAAATGCAATATTCTTCAAGATCTATAAAACAG
This region of Chryseobacterium culicis genomic DNA includes:
- a CDS encoding DUF349 domain-containing protein gives rise to the protein MTTENNLSENEEKKNPNEVSQDTSENAVSHDANQHEDDAAEHLEEHEEEISLADALKEMEKIINTPNAGENFKRFNQLKEKASHYIHDEVEDKKHEYVEAGNPAENFSYEHPSQTKYSALVNIFREKHEDFQKGQEEEQKKNLDHRQSIIERLKNLYTNSEPGINLFKSIREIKEDWSKAGQVAKSEFKILNNNYFHHLNQFYQMLDLNKEFLEQEYSHNLEKREHIIARAKELENEPVIQKALNELQYLHKLWKEEAEPVAEEFREKTWEEFKEISNKIHERKSELSASIEKEQAVNLERKNEIIAEIKKLSEPSETPNHNYWQNSIKRVEDLRSDFLKTGSVPRKLSNQNWNDFKTTLRGFNTTKNNYYKSLKGSQQANLEEKLKLIQTAQDNMNNEEWDIAVPLFKKLQEDWKKIGHVPKSMTNKIWDEFRDACNAFFNNYREKSNTSTDNWKENYKNKKALLDELKEVSNEEGSIEKIEQIKTSWNNIGKVPRDKISINSEFNKTLREKLKINKINELELKEEGLSENQLTDKARKIKNQISDLEAEIVKLENNLSFFNKPSRENPLLKDTYNTIDEKKAHLETLKQNLHSIISGE
- a CDS encoding shikimate dehydrogenase family protein, producing MDSNKKLGLIGRNISYSFSKKFFENKFQKLMLQNFSYDIFDLNEINEVENLFASPELLGFNVTIPYKEKIIDYLDELSDEAEKIGAVNCVLIQDGKKTGYNTDAFGFEKTLLLHRKPSQDKALILGNGGAAKAVKYALDKHNIPSVTISRSTEINFENLDQETVAEHKIIIQCTPVGTFPNVKDCLNFPFDGLSSDHLVIDLIYNPNYTQFIINASEKGAKTVNGYYMLEQQAEKAWEIWNFQKK
- a CDS encoding endonuclease, whose translation is MKRILSFFLLSLTFISALAQAPAGYYNQPAGLTGAALKTALKNIITNGHIDNGYGGLWTGYATTDRDYFYENDGTILDIYSENPNGPDQYNFTLGTNQCGSNGYSNEGDCYNREHVIPQSLFNSASPMVADIHFIRATDGKVNGMRSNYPFGIVGNTSFTSKNGSKLGTSVSAGYSGTVFEPIDAFKGDIARMFLYFVTRYEDKLSNFTSGDMLGNTPFPGLQPWALNQYLIWNAMDPVSAEEIARNNASYTYQGNRNPFIDHPEYVSQIWGSPVIDNQAPTAATNLVANNPTSNSIAVSWTAATDNVGVTTYQVYANGTLKATVSGTTTSTIVSGLAPLTQYTFYVIAKDAFGNSSPQSTTATATTLDVPAGGGSCGTEDFEMITGAANTYMTATWTNNGISWTATDARVDQTINNKAITIRNGNLTSSTLSSGIQSLTLTTQLKFSGSAGNINVFVNDVNVGTIPYSNVATTTTLNNINVSGNVVIKLTNSSTTNRVALDDLIWTCFGTLATVENQKAQSAFTIYPNPVRNNELFVKGDNLDKISKAGIYDLSGKLIETIVNPFRHSNKISLKGLVKGTYILKADQFSTKFIVD
- a CDS encoding ABC transporter permease, encoding MKNIAFYIASRYLLAKKGSTAVTFITWLAVGAMTVAVTAMFVIISVFSGLEDLNKDLISNLHADLTLKSTSGKTIKNLDNVSKVLGNNKEIKSFSRVIEEKVYISFNGKGDIAYLRGVDSAYIKVNPINKEVFYGTYPSFRYSNEVLMENSLDNRLSIPVDSSNHYATIFMPKPGTGIISKEEDIYNKRDILVTGVFPGKDQLDNYIISPIELTEELLSLPKKSAYQIVIKLKNPENADAVKQSLLSSLGKNIEIKTKEEENAAFWKMINTEKLFIYLIFALVIFITTFNLAGAIIILQLDKKEQAKSLISLGFPLSHLRMTYFYTGILIVISGVITGLILGTALCYFQLYTEFFRANEVLPFPVKIVGKNYLIVALTASLFGITISWFFSKISKEYITKN